The following proteins are co-located in the Larimichthys crocea isolate SSNF chromosome XXIV, L_crocea_2.0, whole genome shotgun sequence genome:
- the map4k5 gene encoding mitogen-activated protein kinase kinase kinase kinase 5 isoform X5 has translation MDIFPQPSGEIQRRNPQHDFELIQRVGSGTYGDVYKARNIKTGELAAVKIIKLEPGDDFSIIQQEIFMVKECMHHNIVAYFGSYLCREKLWICMEYCGGGSLQDIYHVTGPLSELQIAYVCRETIQGLGYLHSKGKMHRDIKGANILLTDNGDVKLADFGVAAKITATIAKRKSFIGTPYWMAPEVAAVEKNGGYNQLCDIWAVGITSIELAELQPPMFDLHPMRALFLMSKSNFQPPKLKDKNKWSTAFHNFVKVSLTKNPKKRPTAEKLLSHIYVAQTGLTRRLAVDLLDKMNNPENHQHYTEVDDDDLEPLSGVRHTIRSTNKQARAERTRSEIDFDKLQFEPPLRKETEAHSEMDVSKDNDFSSPWSHFAEGGITTRGHIAHLEDAFEEVELSALNPPPLPPKPRLNSSSEELGLSEETSLTVRRFPNSENGPNQVPRRQSTPEQGNKGEHSSPDFLSASVSSPGILSHASDPDNDSDDSENGGSTKPPPNRQHRKEKKEFPKPAINGLPPTPKVLMGACFSKVFDGCPLKINCATSWIHPDTKDQYLIFGTEDGIYTLNLNELHEATMEQLFPRKCTWLYVINNNLMSLSGKTFQLYSHNLIGQFEQLKKPGLAAQFQTHRFPDKILPRRFALTTKIPDTKGCHKCCIVRNPYTGHKYLCGALQSGIVLLQWYEPMQRFMLIKHFDFPLPSPLKVFEMLVVPEQEYPLVCVAISQGSEPGQVVRFETINLNSCSSWFTEMGTSNQQVDAIHVTQLERDTVLVCLDQNLKIVNLQGRLKSNKKLASELSFDFCIGSVVCLQDSVLAFWKHGMQGKSFKSNEVTQEICDPSRVFRLLGSDRVVVLESRPTDNPTALSNLYILAGHENSY, from the exons ATGGATATCTTTCCCCAGCCAAGCGGTGAAATCCAGAGGAGGAACCCTCAGCATGACTTCGAGCTCATCCAGAGAGTGGGAAGCGGCACATACGGAGACGTGTACAAG gcTCGAAACATAAAAACTGGAGAGCTCGCTGCTGTGAAGATCATAAAGTTGGAACCAG GGGATGACTTTTCCATCATACAGCAGGAAATCTTCATGGTGAAAGAATGCATGCACCACAATATTGTGGCCTACTTTGGGAGCTACCTCTG tCGAGAGAAACTTTGGATATGCATGGAGTACTGTGGGGGAGGCTCTCTGCAGGACATCTATCATG TGACCGGACCTCTCTCAGAGCTTCAGATAGCATACGTCTGCAGGGAGACCATACAG GGTTTGGGATATCTGCACAGCAAAGGCAAGATGCACCGTGACATCAAG GGTGCCAACATACTCCTGACAGACAATGGAGATGTGAAGTTAG CTGACTTTGGAGTTGCGGCCAAAATAACAGCCACCATTGCCAAAAGAAAGTCCTTCATTGGAACACCTTATTG gATGGCTCCAGAAGTAGCAGCAGTGGAAAAGAACGGCGGCTACAACCAGCTTTGCGATATCTGGGCCGTTGGCATCACGTCCATAGAGCTGGCCGAGCTACAGCCTCCGATGTTTGACCTGCATCCAATGAG GGCTCTGTTTTTGATGTCCAAGAGCAACTTCCAGCCTCCGAagctaaaagacaaaaacaaatg GTCCACGGCCTTCCACAACTTTGTCAAAGTGTCTCTCACGAAGAACCCAAAGAAGAGGCCCACCGCGGAAAAACTTCTATCA CATATCTACGTGGCTCAGACAGGTTTGACGAGGAGGCTCGCCGTCGACCTCCTAGACAAGATGAACAACCCAGAGAACCACCAGCATTACACCGAGGTGGACGACGACGACCTGGAG cccCTCTCTGGTGTCAGACACACCATCCGGTCCACCAACAAACAGGCCAGAGCTGAGAGGACGCGCTCAGAGATAGACT TCGACAAGCTCCAGTTTGAGCCGCCGCTGCGGAAGGAAACCGAAGCTCACTCTGAAATG GATGTGAGTAAAGATAATGACTTCTCTTCCCCCTGGAGTCACTTTGCAGAGGGAGGAATAACAACCAG GGGACACATCGCCCACCTCGAAGATGCCTTCGAAGAAGTGGAGCT GTCAGCTCtcaatcctcctcctctgcccccAAAG CCGCGATTAAACAGCTCGTCAGAGGAGCTCGGCCTTAGCGAGGAGACGTCTCTGACGGTTCGGAGGTTCCCCAACTCCGAGAACGGACCGAATCAGGTGCCTCGCCGGCAGAGCACGCCCGAGCAGGGCAACAAGGGGGAACACTCGTCACCAGATTTCCTCTCCGCCAGCGTCAGCAGCCCCGGCATTTTGTCTCACGCCTCCGATCCTG ATAACGACTCGGACGACAGCGAGAACGGAGGCAGCACCAAGCCGCCGCCCAACCGACAGCACCggaaggagaaaaaggaatTCCCC AAACCAGCGATCAATGGTCTGCCTCCCACTCCTAAAGTGCTG ATGGGAGCCTGTTTCTCCAAAGTGTTTGACGGCTGCCCGCTGAAGATCAACTGTGCCACGTCCTGGATTCATCCGGACACCAAAG ATCAGTATCTGATCTTTGGGACGGAGGACGGCATCTACACGCTGAATCTGAACGAGCTGCACGAAGCCACGATGGAGCAG CTCTTCCCGAGGAAGTGTACATGGCTGTACGTCATCAACAACAACCTGATGTCTTTGTCTG GGAAAACCTTCCAGCTGTACTCCCACAATCTCATCGGGCAGTTCGAGCAACTGAAGAAACCCGGCCTGGCGGCTCAGTTCCAGACTCACCGCTTCCCGGACAAAATCCTACCCAG gaGATTCGCCTTGACAACTAAGATCCCCGACACAAAGGGCTGTCACAAGTGCTGCATTG TGAGAAACCCGTACACAGGCCACAAGTATTTGTGTGGAGCGCTGCAGTCCGGGATCGTCCTGTTGCAGTGGTATGAGCCCATGCAGAGGTTCATGCTCATCAAG CACTTTGACTTCCCTCTTCCCAGCCCACTGAAGGTGTTTGAGATGCTGGTGGTCCCGGAGCAGGAGTATCCTCTGGTGTGCGTGGCCATCAGTCAGGGCTCAGAGCCGGGACAGGTGGTCCGCTTTGAGACCATCAACCTCAACTCGTGCTCCTCCTGGTTCACCGAGATGGGAACAA GTAATCAGCAGGTGGACGCGATCCACGTCACCCAGCTGGAGAGAGACACggtgttggtgtgtttggacC AAAATCTGAAGATTGTTAACCTCCAGGGAAGACTGAAGTCCAACAAGAAGCTGGCGTCCGAGCTCAGCTTTGACTTCTGCATCGGATCTGTTG TGTGCCTTCAGGACAGCGTCCTGGCCTTCTGGAAACACGGCATGCAGGGAAAGAGCTTCAAGTCTAACGAG GTGACCCAGGAGATTTGTGATCCAAGCAGAGTGTTCCGCCTCCTCGGATCCGACAG gGTTGTGGTTCTGGAGAGCCGGCCCACGGACAACCCCACGGCCCTGAGCAACCTCTACATCTTAGCAGGTCACGAGAACAGTTACTGA
- the map4k5 gene encoding mitogen-activated protein kinase kinase kinase kinase 5 isoform X1, with protein MDIFPQPSGEIQRRNPQHDFELIQRVGSGTYGDVYKARNIKTGELAAVKIIKLEPGDDFSIIQQEIFMVKECMHHNIVAYFGSYLCREKLWICMEYCGGGSLQDIYHVTGPLSELQIAYVCRETIQGLGYLHSKGKMHRDIKGANILLTDNGDVKLADFGVAAKITATIAKRKSFIGTPYWMAPEVAAVEKNGGYNQLCDIWAVGITSIELAELQPPMFDLHPMRALFLMSKSNFQPPKLKDKNKWSTAFHNFVKVSLTKNPKKRPTAEKLLSHIYVAQTGLTRRLAVDLLDKMNNPENHQHYTEVDDDDLEPLSGVRHTIRSTNKQARAERTRSEIDSNNGTHRGGPCSSPSFTEGHRGDAVDKLQFEPPLRKETEAHSEMDVSKDNDFSSPWSHFAEGGITTRGHIAHLEDAFEEVELSALNPPPLPPKPRLNSSSEELGLSEETSLTVRRFPNSENGPNQVPRRQSTPEQGNKGEHSSPDFLSASVSSPGILSHASDPALSKSECKDNDSDDSENGGSTKPPPNRQHRKEKKEFPKPAINGLPPTPKVLMGACFSKVFDGCPLKINCATSWIHPDTKDQYLIFGTEDGIYTLNLNELHEATMEQLFPRKCTWLYVINNNLMSLSEGKTFQLYSHNLIGQFEQLKKPGLAAQFQTHRFPDKILPRRFALTTKIPDTKGCHKCCIVRNPYTGHKYLCGALQSGIVLLQWYEPMQRFMLIKHFDFPLPSPLKVFEMLVVPEQEYPLVCVAISQGSEPGQVVRFETINLNSCSSWFTEMGTSNQQVDAIHVTQLERDTVLVCLDQNLKIVNLQGRLKSNKKLASELSFDFCIGSVVCLQDSVLAFWKHGMQGKSFKSNEVTQEICDPSRVFRLLGSDRVVVLESRPTDNPTALSNLYILAGHENSY; from the exons ATGGATATCTTTCCCCAGCCAAGCGGTGAAATCCAGAGGAGGAACCCTCAGCATGACTTCGAGCTCATCCAGAGAGTGGGAAGCGGCACATACGGAGACGTGTACAAG gcTCGAAACATAAAAACTGGAGAGCTCGCTGCTGTGAAGATCATAAAGTTGGAACCAG GGGATGACTTTTCCATCATACAGCAGGAAATCTTCATGGTGAAAGAATGCATGCACCACAATATTGTGGCCTACTTTGGGAGCTACCTCTG tCGAGAGAAACTTTGGATATGCATGGAGTACTGTGGGGGAGGCTCTCTGCAGGACATCTATCATG TGACCGGACCTCTCTCAGAGCTTCAGATAGCATACGTCTGCAGGGAGACCATACAG GGTTTGGGATATCTGCACAGCAAAGGCAAGATGCACCGTGACATCAAG GGTGCCAACATACTCCTGACAGACAATGGAGATGTGAAGTTAG CTGACTTTGGAGTTGCGGCCAAAATAACAGCCACCATTGCCAAAAGAAAGTCCTTCATTGGAACACCTTATTG gATGGCTCCAGAAGTAGCAGCAGTGGAAAAGAACGGCGGCTACAACCAGCTTTGCGATATCTGGGCCGTTGGCATCACGTCCATAGAGCTGGCCGAGCTACAGCCTCCGATGTTTGACCTGCATCCAATGAG GGCTCTGTTTTTGATGTCCAAGAGCAACTTCCAGCCTCCGAagctaaaagacaaaaacaaatg GTCCACGGCCTTCCACAACTTTGTCAAAGTGTCTCTCACGAAGAACCCAAAGAAGAGGCCCACCGCGGAAAAACTTCTATCA CATATCTACGTGGCTCAGACAGGTTTGACGAGGAGGCTCGCCGTCGACCTCCTAGACAAGATGAACAACCCAGAGAACCACCAGCATTACACCGAGGTGGACGACGACGACCTGGAG cccCTCTCTGGTGTCAGACACACCATCCGGTCCACCAACAAACAGGCCAGAGCTGAGAGGACGCGCTCAGAGATAGACT CAAACAATGGGACACACCGAGGAGGGCCATGCTCAAGTCCTAGCTTCACTGAGGGACACAGGGGGGACGCAG TCGACAAGCTCCAGTTTGAGCCGCCGCTGCGGAAGGAAACCGAAGCTCACTCTGAAATG GATGTGAGTAAAGATAATGACTTCTCTTCCCCCTGGAGTCACTTTGCAGAGGGAGGAATAACAACCAG GGGACACATCGCCCACCTCGAAGATGCCTTCGAAGAAGTGGAGCT GTCAGCTCtcaatcctcctcctctgcccccAAAG CCGCGATTAAACAGCTCGTCAGAGGAGCTCGGCCTTAGCGAGGAGACGTCTCTGACGGTTCGGAGGTTCCCCAACTCCGAGAACGGACCGAATCAGGTGCCTCGCCGGCAGAGCACGCCCGAGCAGGGCAACAAGGGGGAACACTCGTCACCAGATTTCCTCTCCGCCAGCGTCAGCAGCCCCGGCATTTTGTCTCACGCCTCCGATCCTG CCCTCAGTAAATCAGAATGTAAAG ATAACGACTCGGACGACAGCGAGAACGGAGGCAGCACCAAGCCGCCGCCCAACCGACAGCACCggaaggagaaaaaggaatTCCCC AAACCAGCGATCAATGGTCTGCCTCCCACTCCTAAAGTGCTG ATGGGAGCCTGTTTCTCCAAAGTGTTTGACGGCTGCCCGCTGAAGATCAACTGTGCCACGTCCTGGATTCATCCGGACACCAAAG ATCAGTATCTGATCTTTGGGACGGAGGACGGCATCTACACGCTGAATCTGAACGAGCTGCACGAAGCCACGATGGAGCAG CTCTTCCCGAGGAAGTGTACATGGCTGTACGTCATCAACAACAACCTGATGTCTTTGTCTG AAG GGAAAACCTTCCAGCTGTACTCCCACAATCTCATCGGGCAGTTCGAGCAACTGAAGAAACCCGGCCTGGCGGCTCAGTTCCAGACTCACCGCTTCCCGGACAAAATCCTACCCAG gaGATTCGCCTTGACAACTAAGATCCCCGACACAAAGGGCTGTCACAAGTGCTGCATTG TGAGAAACCCGTACACAGGCCACAAGTATTTGTGTGGAGCGCTGCAGTCCGGGATCGTCCTGTTGCAGTGGTATGAGCCCATGCAGAGGTTCATGCTCATCAAG CACTTTGACTTCCCTCTTCCCAGCCCACTGAAGGTGTTTGAGATGCTGGTGGTCCCGGAGCAGGAGTATCCTCTGGTGTGCGTGGCCATCAGTCAGGGCTCAGAGCCGGGACAGGTGGTCCGCTTTGAGACCATCAACCTCAACTCGTGCTCCTCCTGGTTCACCGAGATGGGAACAA GTAATCAGCAGGTGGACGCGATCCACGTCACCCAGCTGGAGAGAGACACggtgttggtgtgtttggacC AAAATCTGAAGATTGTTAACCTCCAGGGAAGACTGAAGTCCAACAAGAAGCTGGCGTCCGAGCTCAGCTTTGACTTCTGCATCGGATCTGTTG TGTGCCTTCAGGACAGCGTCCTGGCCTTCTGGAAACACGGCATGCAGGGAAAGAGCTTCAAGTCTAACGAG GTGACCCAGGAGATTTGTGATCCAAGCAGAGTGTTCCGCCTCCTCGGATCCGACAG gGTTGTGGTTCTGGAGAGCCGGCCCACGGACAACCCCACGGCCCTGAGCAACCTCTACATCTTAGCAGGTCACGAGAACAGTTACTGA
- the map4k5 gene encoding mitogen-activated protein kinase kinase kinase kinase 5 isoform X2, whose protein sequence is MDIFPQPSGEIQRRNPQHDFELIQRVGSGTYGDVYKARNIKTGELAAVKIIKLEPGDDFSIIQQEIFMVKECMHHNIVAYFGSYLCREKLWICMEYCGGGSLQDIYHVTGPLSELQIAYVCRETIQGLGYLHSKGKMHRDIKGANILLTDNGDVKLADFGVAAKITATIAKRKSFIGTPYWMAPEVAAVEKNGGYNQLCDIWAVGITSIELAELQPPMFDLHPMRALFLMSKSNFQPPKLKDKNKWSTAFHNFVKVSLTKNPKKRPTAEKLLSHIYVAQTGLTRRLAVDLLDKMNNPENHQHYTEVDDDDLEPLSGVRHTIRSTNKQARAERTRSEIDSNNGTHRGGPCSSPSFTEGHRGDAVDKLQFEPPLRKETEAHSEMDVSKDNDFSSPWSHFAEGGITTRGHIAHLEDAFEEVELSALNPPPLPPKPRLNSSSEELGLSEETSLTVRRFPNSENGPNQVPRRQSTPEQGNKGEHSSPDFLSASVSSPGILSHASDPALSKSECKDNDSDDSENGGSTKPPPNRQHRKEKKEFPKPAINGLPPTPKVLMGACFSKVFDGCPLKINCATSWIHPDTKDQYLIFGTEDGIYTLNLNELHEATMEQLFPRKCTWLYVINNNLMSLSGKTFQLYSHNLIGQFEQLKKPGLAAQFQTHRFPDKILPRRFALTTKIPDTKGCHKCCIVRNPYTGHKYLCGALQSGIVLLQWYEPMQRFMLIKHFDFPLPSPLKVFEMLVVPEQEYPLVCVAISQGSEPGQVVRFETINLNSCSSWFTEMGTSNQQVDAIHVTQLERDTVLVCLDQNLKIVNLQGRLKSNKKLASELSFDFCIGSVVCLQDSVLAFWKHGMQGKSFKSNEVTQEICDPSRVFRLLGSDRVVVLESRPTDNPTALSNLYILAGHENSY, encoded by the exons ATGGATATCTTTCCCCAGCCAAGCGGTGAAATCCAGAGGAGGAACCCTCAGCATGACTTCGAGCTCATCCAGAGAGTGGGAAGCGGCACATACGGAGACGTGTACAAG gcTCGAAACATAAAAACTGGAGAGCTCGCTGCTGTGAAGATCATAAAGTTGGAACCAG GGGATGACTTTTCCATCATACAGCAGGAAATCTTCATGGTGAAAGAATGCATGCACCACAATATTGTGGCCTACTTTGGGAGCTACCTCTG tCGAGAGAAACTTTGGATATGCATGGAGTACTGTGGGGGAGGCTCTCTGCAGGACATCTATCATG TGACCGGACCTCTCTCAGAGCTTCAGATAGCATACGTCTGCAGGGAGACCATACAG GGTTTGGGATATCTGCACAGCAAAGGCAAGATGCACCGTGACATCAAG GGTGCCAACATACTCCTGACAGACAATGGAGATGTGAAGTTAG CTGACTTTGGAGTTGCGGCCAAAATAACAGCCACCATTGCCAAAAGAAAGTCCTTCATTGGAACACCTTATTG gATGGCTCCAGAAGTAGCAGCAGTGGAAAAGAACGGCGGCTACAACCAGCTTTGCGATATCTGGGCCGTTGGCATCACGTCCATAGAGCTGGCCGAGCTACAGCCTCCGATGTTTGACCTGCATCCAATGAG GGCTCTGTTTTTGATGTCCAAGAGCAACTTCCAGCCTCCGAagctaaaagacaaaaacaaatg GTCCACGGCCTTCCACAACTTTGTCAAAGTGTCTCTCACGAAGAACCCAAAGAAGAGGCCCACCGCGGAAAAACTTCTATCA CATATCTACGTGGCTCAGACAGGTTTGACGAGGAGGCTCGCCGTCGACCTCCTAGACAAGATGAACAACCCAGAGAACCACCAGCATTACACCGAGGTGGACGACGACGACCTGGAG cccCTCTCTGGTGTCAGACACACCATCCGGTCCACCAACAAACAGGCCAGAGCTGAGAGGACGCGCTCAGAGATAGACT CAAACAATGGGACACACCGAGGAGGGCCATGCTCAAGTCCTAGCTTCACTGAGGGACACAGGGGGGACGCAG TCGACAAGCTCCAGTTTGAGCCGCCGCTGCGGAAGGAAACCGAAGCTCACTCTGAAATG GATGTGAGTAAAGATAATGACTTCTCTTCCCCCTGGAGTCACTTTGCAGAGGGAGGAATAACAACCAG GGGACACATCGCCCACCTCGAAGATGCCTTCGAAGAAGTGGAGCT GTCAGCTCtcaatcctcctcctctgcccccAAAG CCGCGATTAAACAGCTCGTCAGAGGAGCTCGGCCTTAGCGAGGAGACGTCTCTGACGGTTCGGAGGTTCCCCAACTCCGAGAACGGACCGAATCAGGTGCCTCGCCGGCAGAGCACGCCCGAGCAGGGCAACAAGGGGGAACACTCGTCACCAGATTTCCTCTCCGCCAGCGTCAGCAGCCCCGGCATTTTGTCTCACGCCTCCGATCCTG CCCTCAGTAAATCAGAATGTAAAG ATAACGACTCGGACGACAGCGAGAACGGAGGCAGCACCAAGCCGCCGCCCAACCGACAGCACCggaaggagaaaaaggaatTCCCC AAACCAGCGATCAATGGTCTGCCTCCCACTCCTAAAGTGCTG ATGGGAGCCTGTTTCTCCAAAGTGTTTGACGGCTGCCCGCTGAAGATCAACTGTGCCACGTCCTGGATTCATCCGGACACCAAAG ATCAGTATCTGATCTTTGGGACGGAGGACGGCATCTACACGCTGAATCTGAACGAGCTGCACGAAGCCACGATGGAGCAG CTCTTCCCGAGGAAGTGTACATGGCTGTACGTCATCAACAACAACCTGATGTCTTTGTCTG GGAAAACCTTCCAGCTGTACTCCCACAATCTCATCGGGCAGTTCGAGCAACTGAAGAAACCCGGCCTGGCGGCTCAGTTCCAGACTCACCGCTTCCCGGACAAAATCCTACCCAG gaGATTCGCCTTGACAACTAAGATCCCCGACACAAAGGGCTGTCACAAGTGCTGCATTG TGAGAAACCCGTACACAGGCCACAAGTATTTGTGTGGAGCGCTGCAGTCCGGGATCGTCCTGTTGCAGTGGTATGAGCCCATGCAGAGGTTCATGCTCATCAAG CACTTTGACTTCCCTCTTCCCAGCCCACTGAAGGTGTTTGAGATGCTGGTGGTCCCGGAGCAGGAGTATCCTCTGGTGTGCGTGGCCATCAGTCAGGGCTCAGAGCCGGGACAGGTGGTCCGCTTTGAGACCATCAACCTCAACTCGTGCTCCTCCTGGTTCACCGAGATGGGAACAA GTAATCAGCAGGTGGACGCGATCCACGTCACCCAGCTGGAGAGAGACACggtgttggtgtgtttggacC AAAATCTGAAGATTGTTAACCTCCAGGGAAGACTGAAGTCCAACAAGAAGCTGGCGTCCGAGCTCAGCTTTGACTTCTGCATCGGATCTGTTG TGTGCCTTCAGGACAGCGTCCTGGCCTTCTGGAAACACGGCATGCAGGGAAAGAGCTTCAAGTCTAACGAG GTGACCCAGGAGATTTGTGATCCAAGCAGAGTGTTCCGCCTCCTCGGATCCGACAG gGTTGTGGTTCTGGAGAGCCGGCCCACGGACAACCCCACGGCCCTGAGCAACCTCTACATCTTAGCAGGTCACGAGAACAGTTACTGA
- the map4k5 gene encoding mitogen-activated protein kinase kinase kinase kinase 5 isoform X4, with protein MDIFPQPSGEIQRRNPQHDFELIQRVGSGTYGDVYKARNIKTGELAAVKIIKLEPGDDFSIIQQEIFMVKECMHHNIVAYFGSYLCREKLWICMEYCGGGSLQDIYHVTGPLSELQIAYVCRETIQGLGYLHSKGKMHRDIKGANILLTDNGDVKLADFGVAAKITATIAKRKSFIGTPYWMAPEVAAVEKNGGYNQLCDIWAVGITSIELAELQPPMFDLHPMRALFLMSKSNFQPPKLKDKNKWSTAFHNFVKVSLTKNPKKRPTAEKLLSHIYVAQTGLTRRLAVDLLDKMNNPENHQHYTEVDDDDLEPLSGVRHTIRSTNKQARAERTRSEIDFDKLQFEPPLRKETEAHSEMDVSKDNDFSSPWSHFAEGGITTRGHIAHLEDAFEEVELSALNPPPLPPKPRLNSSSEELGLSEETSLTVRRFPNSENGPNQVPRRQSTPEQGNKGEHSSPDFLSASVSSPGILSHASDPALSKSECKDNDSDDSENGGSTKPPPNRQHRKEKKEFPKPAINGLPPTPKVLMGACFSKVFDGCPLKINCATSWIHPDTKDQYLIFGTEDGIYTLNLNELHEATMEQLFPRKCTWLYVINNNLMSLSEGKTFQLYSHNLIGQFEQLKKPGLAAQFQTHRFPDKILPRRFALTTKIPDTKGCHKCCIVRNPYTGHKYLCGALQSGIVLLQWYEPMQRFMLIKHFDFPLPSPLKVFEMLVVPEQEYPLVCVAISQGSEPGQVVRFETINLNSCSSWFTEMGTSNQQVDAIHVTQLERDTVLVCLDQNLKIVNLQGRLKSNKKLASELSFDFCIGSVVCLQDSVLAFWKHGMQGKSFKSNEVTQEICDPSRVFRLLGSDRVVVLESRPTDNPTALSNLYILAGHENSY; from the exons ATGGATATCTTTCCCCAGCCAAGCGGTGAAATCCAGAGGAGGAACCCTCAGCATGACTTCGAGCTCATCCAGAGAGTGGGAAGCGGCACATACGGAGACGTGTACAAG gcTCGAAACATAAAAACTGGAGAGCTCGCTGCTGTGAAGATCATAAAGTTGGAACCAG GGGATGACTTTTCCATCATACAGCAGGAAATCTTCATGGTGAAAGAATGCATGCACCACAATATTGTGGCCTACTTTGGGAGCTACCTCTG tCGAGAGAAACTTTGGATATGCATGGAGTACTGTGGGGGAGGCTCTCTGCAGGACATCTATCATG TGACCGGACCTCTCTCAGAGCTTCAGATAGCATACGTCTGCAGGGAGACCATACAG GGTTTGGGATATCTGCACAGCAAAGGCAAGATGCACCGTGACATCAAG GGTGCCAACATACTCCTGACAGACAATGGAGATGTGAAGTTAG CTGACTTTGGAGTTGCGGCCAAAATAACAGCCACCATTGCCAAAAGAAAGTCCTTCATTGGAACACCTTATTG gATGGCTCCAGAAGTAGCAGCAGTGGAAAAGAACGGCGGCTACAACCAGCTTTGCGATATCTGGGCCGTTGGCATCACGTCCATAGAGCTGGCCGAGCTACAGCCTCCGATGTTTGACCTGCATCCAATGAG GGCTCTGTTTTTGATGTCCAAGAGCAACTTCCAGCCTCCGAagctaaaagacaaaaacaaatg GTCCACGGCCTTCCACAACTTTGTCAAAGTGTCTCTCACGAAGAACCCAAAGAAGAGGCCCACCGCGGAAAAACTTCTATCA CATATCTACGTGGCTCAGACAGGTTTGACGAGGAGGCTCGCCGTCGACCTCCTAGACAAGATGAACAACCCAGAGAACCACCAGCATTACACCGAGGTGGACGACGACGACCTGGAG cccCTCTCTGGTGTCAGACACACCATCCGGTCCACCAACAAACAGGCCAGAGCTGAGAGGACGCGCTCAGAGATAGACT TCGACAAGCTCCAGTTTGAGCCGCCGCTGCGGAAGGAAACCGAAGCTCACTCTGAAATG GATGTGAGTAAAGATAATGACTTCTCTTCCCCCTGGAGTCACTTTGCAGAGGGAGGAATAACAACCAG GGGACACATCGCCCACCTCGAAGATGCCTTCGAAGAAGTGGAGCT GTCAGCTCtcaatcctcctcctctgcccccAAAG CCGCGATTAAACAGCTCGTCAGAGGAGCTCGGCCTTAGCGAGGAGACGTCTCTGACGGTTCGGAGGTTCCCCAACTCCGAGAACGGACCGAATCAGGTGCCTCGCCGGCAGAGCACGCCCGAGCAGGGCAACAAGGGGGAACACTCGTCACCAGATTTCCTCTCCGCCAGCGTCAGCAGCCCCGGCATTTTGTCTCACGCCTCCGATCCTG CCCTCAGTAAATCAGAATGTAAAG ATAACGACTCGGACGACAGCGAGAACGGAGGCAGCACCAAGCCGCCGCCCAACCGACAGCACCggaaggagaaaaaggaatTCCCC AAACCAGCGATCAATGGTCTGCCTCCCACTCCTAAAGTGCTG ATGGGAGCCTGTTTCTCCAAAGTGTTTGACGGCTGCCCGCTGAAGATCAACTGTGCCACGTCCTGGATTCATCCGGACACCAAAG ATCAGTATCTGATCTTTGGGACGGAGGACGGCATCTACACGCTGAATCTGAACGAGCTGCACGAAGCCACGATGGAGCAG CTCTTCCCGAGGAAGTGTACATGGCTGTACGTCATCAACAACAACCTGATGTCTTTGTCTG AAG GGAAAACCTTCCAGCTGTACTCCCACAATCTCATCGGGCAGTTCGAGCAACTGAAGAAACCCGGCCTGGCGGCTCAGTTCCAGACTCACCGCTTCCCGGACAAAATCCTACCCAG gaGATTCGCCTTGACAACTAAGATCCCCGACACAAAGGGCTGTCACAAGTGCTGCATTG TGAGAAACCCGTACACAGGCCACAAGTATTTGTGTGGAGCGCTGCAGTCCGGGATCGTCCTGTTGCAGTGGTATGAGCCCATGCAGAGGTTCATGCTCATCAAG CACTTTGACTTCCCTCTTCCCAGCCCACTGAAGGTGTTTGAGATGCTGGTGGTCCCGGAGCAGGAGTATCCTCTGGTGTGCGTGGCCATCAGTCAGGGCTCAGAGCCGGGACAGGTGGTCCGCTTTGAGACCATCAACCTCAACTCGTGCTCCTCCTGGTTCACCGAGATGGGAACAA GTAATCAGCAGGTGGACGCGATCCACGTCACCCAGCTGGAGAGAGACACggtgttggtgtgtttggacC AAAATCTGAAGATTGTTAACCTCCAGGGAAGACTGAAGTCCAACAAGAAGCTGGCGTCCGAGCTCAGCTTTGACTTCTGCATCGGATCTGTTG TGTGCCTTCAGGACAGCGTCCTGGCCTTCTGGAAACACGGCATGCAGGGAAAGAGCTTCAAGTCTAACGAG GTGACCCAGGAGATTTGTGATCCAAGCAGAGTGTTCCGCCTCCTCGGATCCGACAG gGTTGTGGTTCTGGAGAGCCGGCCCACGGACAACCCCACGGCCCTGAGCAACCTCTACATCTTAGCAGGTCACGAGAACAGTTACTGA